The DNA sequence AGTGCTCCGAACACTGGGAGAAAGGGCCAAATGGCCGCCTCGTATCCGAATATGAAACTGAATCTCCCACCTTGCTGGGGAATCCACAGGAGGGGACTGATGGGGAACGCAATCGCGGCAAGTCCCAAGAGTATACCCAATCCCCTGGAGAACGAGTTGTCCCCCTTCTTGATTAGTCCATGGATTGCGATGAGGAAAGCTGAAATCACAGGAGACAGGAGTAAGTAGAACAATATATTGCTTATGAGGTCCACTCTGGGATAGAGATTGCCATAGACGATGATGATGGAATATACCGAACCCAGTAGTGCTCCCAGTATGCCACTACCACCAATGTAGAATCCCAGTGTTCTGTTTGTTCGCAGAACCTCTTGTAATTCATGAGTTTGATTTTTCTCCATATCTGGTTGCATTCTACTCACCCTTCTTAGGCATATGCTTTCCGATTATTACAAGAATTCAAAGAATACTACATCATTAATACATATGAATGCTTGGAGAAAAATCGGAGATATGGTAGCTATTGGGAATTCAAGAAGAAGGTTGAGGCATTCATTGGCTTTGTGTTTTGTATACTCCTAGGGCATAGCATTCATCGCTTGCAGCATGGGCTAGGGCAGCTGGAATGCTTTGTTCTTGCAGAGACATTGCGGCCGTCCAGGAAAAATCCACATCGCAGATTATTGATTATGCTATAAGATTGCATAGAATCTGATGTTACCAAATAACTGGACAGAAATCACAGCCAATTCATGTTCCGTCAGTTAAGATGTACCTGTGGAAACACTTGCGCACTTATCCGTGTACACCACAGGTCCACCTTGTGGTGCTGCCTAGAACATCTCAACTTTCGGATACAAGACTGGTGTCATGGAAGGCTCTATGCTATATCTTCGACGGCTTTCTTGATCTCTTCGAAAGGTGGCAGTTTGCCCGGATCATCACTTACCCAGGTATACGAAATGGTACCATCTTGCTTCACAACGAAAACTGCACGTTTGGCTACGTTCTTCATGCCAAGAAGGTCCTCGAGCACGACGCCATAGTCTTCAATGACTTCCTTGTTCCAGTCCGAGAGAAGTGGGAACTGCAGGTCGTTCTTGTCCTTGAATGCTGCATTGGCGAATACACCATCGACTGAAATAGCTAGAACTTGCGCACCTAGTTTGTTGTATTCTGCCATAGCGTCTCGAAATGTACACAGTTCCTCAGTGCATACGGATGAGAACGCTGCGGGGAAGAACACCAGAACAACCGGGCCTTCTTCCAGCTCATCGCTCAGCGTGATTTCTTCACCTGGTTCTCCTGTCCAATCTCTCAATAATGTGAAATCTGGTGCCTTATTTCCAACATCAAGTTCACTACTCATAGTAACACTTCATTATAGTTAACACTAAAATCTACTTAAGATTTGGCTTTTGTGACCTTTCGGAACCATGCAGCTATGTTCTGTTTCACTTGAGCTTGTGATTGAGGTATGAAGCAGTGAGCGCTGTAAGAATTGCGGCTGCGTTCAAGCCAAGCGGGTATTGATAGAATGAATCTAGGAATGAGAGTGTTGCCATCTACCTTGACTGGGAGAACGCTCTTGTAGGGTAAAACGAGGTCTATGCATCAATCAGGGTGAAGACATCAAAGGAATTGTCACAGGACTTCTTGATTAACAGGACAATATCCGGCAGTGAGGACACACTTGTGGTGGATTCTGCTCGATTGGCCAATGAAGAAACAGGGTTACGACTGTGGGTATCCCACGGTTTTGAGTATGTATCTCCAGTCATACTTGTCCGGCTCTACCAGAAGAATCTGCTTGGTACTGATTTCCGGCAGTACCCTATTAGGCACGCTGAAGACGAGGACCTATGGAGGACTGAGTAGAAGAAGACAAAGACCGCAGAGAGAGATACTGTTCAAGGTGGCCTTTCATGGTATCGACAGACAGAACCACATGGA is a window from the Candidatus Lokiarchaeota archaeon genome containing:
- a CDS encoding redoxin domain-containing protein, with amino-acid sequence MSSELDVGNKAPDFTLLRDWTGEPGEEITLSDELEEGPVVLVFFPAAFSSVCTEELCTFRDAMAEYNKLGAQVLAISVDGVFANAAFKDKNDLQFPLLSDWNKEVIEDYGVVLEDLLGMKNVAKRAVFVVKQDGTISYTWVSDDPGKLPPFEEIKKAVEDIA